Proteins encoded in a region of the Rhizobium sp. CC-YZS058 genome:
- a CDS encoding AraC family transcriptional regulator, which translates to MTDQETIIALISRHAPRDGTVETAVPGLKLIRCSQPTLPMPVIYEPTLCLVAQGRKQAMLGKTAFVYDRARYLIASVDLPVMGSVVEASAEAPYLCLQLDLDTVELAELAIRYPPKEAPRPRALSGLLLHDVDSGVVEAAVRLLRLLDRPEDIDALAPLATREILYRLITGPGAASVRHMARAGTHLSQIARAIVWIRARFREACPIEDAAEVAGMSRSAFHAHFKAITLMSPLEFRTQLRLQEARRLMLSERLDAASAGFAVGYASPSQFSRDYVRVFGLPPARDVQRLRETGESPASGEGQRRRDLPAGAGQPRRASRADA; encoded by the coding sequence ATGACCGATCAAGAGACCATCATCGCGCTCATCAGCCGCCATGCGCCACGCGACGGCACCGTCGAGACCGCCGTGCCCGGGCTCAAGCTGATCCGCTGTTCGCAGCCGACGCTGCCCATGCCGGTCATCTACGAGCCGACGCTCTGCCTGGTGGCGCAGGGGCGCAAGCAGGCCATGCTCGGCAAGACGGCCTTCGTCTACGACCGGGCGCGCTATCTGATCGCCTCGGTGGATCTGCCGGTCATGGGGTCGGTGGTCGAGGCGAGCGCCGAGGCGCCCTATCTCTGCCTGCAGCTCGATCTCGATACGGTGGAGCTCGCCGAGCTGGCGATCCGCTATCCGCCGAAGGAGGCGCCGCGGCCGCGGGCCCTGAGCGGCTTGCTGCTCCATGATGTCGATTCCGGTGTCGTCGAGGCCGCGGTTCGGCTGTTGCGGCTGCTAGACCGGCCGGAGGATATCGACGCGCTGGCGCCGCTCGCCACGCGCGAGATCCTCTATCGTCTCATCACCGGTCCGGGGGCGGCGTCGGTGCGGCACATGGCCCGGGCAGGCACGCATCTGAGCCAGATCGCCCGCGCCATCGTCTGGATCAGGGCGCGCTTTCGCGAGGCCTGCCCCATCGAGGATGCGGCAGAGGTGGCCGGCATGAGCCGCTCGGCCTTCCACGCGCATTTCAAGGCGATCACGCTGATGAGTCCCCTCGAGTTTCGCACGCAGCTGCGTCTGCAGGAGGCGCGCCGGCTGATGCTGAGCGAGCGGCTGGATGCGGCGAGCGCCGGGTTTGCGGTCGGCTATGCCAGCCCGTCGCAGTTCTCGCGCGATTATGTCCGCGTCTTCGGCCTGCCGCCCGCACGGGACGTGCAGCGCCTGCGCGAGACGGGCGAGAGCCCAGCGAGCGGCGAAGGCCAGCGGCGCCGGGACCTGCCTGCCGGAGCCGGGCAGCCGCGGCGCGCCAGCCGGGCCGATGCCTAG
- a CDS encoding Atu4866 domain-containing protein, with translation MKTKAQMLAALGAVLTGDATIATPDAAAAAVVASPTQGPARPQHPYVGMWVTADGRIRQELLANGRYDEARGARQSAYQGRYEVRGTHINYWDDTGFTADGTFVSEDELHHGGMIFFRQR, from the coding sequence ATGAAGACCAAAGCCCAGATGCTCGCCGCACTCGGCGCCGTCCTGACCGGCGATGCAACGATCGCCACGCCCGATGCTGCCGCAGCCGCCGTCGTGGCAAGCCCGACGCAAGGGCCGGCCCGACCGCAGCATCCCTATGTCGGAATGTGGGTCACCGCCGACGGGCGGATCCGCCAGGAACTGCTGGCTAACGGCCGCTACGACGAAGCGCGCGGCGCGCGGCAGAGCGCCTATCAGGGCCGCTACGAGGTCCGCGGCACCCATATCAACTATTGGGACGACACCGGCTTCACCGCCGACGGCACCTTCGTCAGCGAGGATGAACTGCACCATGGCGGCATGATCTTCTTCCGCCAGCGCTGA
- a CDS encoding chemotaxis protein CheW, whose translation MNVIYQQAGDALEIIAFMLHGQLFCVRTVAIREIRGWAPVTPLPHTSPEVMGVMNLRGTVIPIVDLAMKLGMPPAQTSERSAIVVTSVHGNTIGMMVDRVSDILTIASSDLQPIPAAAETAMGYAEGVFARDKDMICFLNLESIFSVDSAAAWGEMV comes from the coding sequence ATGAACGTCATCTACCAACAGGCGGGCGATGCTTTGGAAATCATCGCCTTCATGCTGCACGGCCAGCTGTTCTGCGTGCGCACCGTCGCCATTCGCGAGATCCGCGGCTGGGCGCCGGTGACGCCTCTGCCCCATACGTCACCCGAGGTGATGGGCGTCATGAACCTGCGCGGCACGGTGATCCCGATCGTCGACCTGGCGATGAAGCTCGGCATGCCGCCGGCCCAGACCTCCGAGCGCAGCGCCATCGTCGTCACCAGCGTCCACGGCAACACGATCGGCATGATGGTCGACCGGGTTTCGGACATCCTGACGATCGCCTCCAGCGATTTGCAGCCGATTCCCGCCGCCGCCGAGACCGCGATGGGCTATGCCGAAGGCGTCTTTGCCCGCGACAAGGACATGATCTGCTTCCTCAACCTGGAATCGATCTTCTCTGTCGACAGCGCCGCGGCCTGGGGCGAGATGGTCTGA
- a CDS encoding SDR family NAD(P)-dependent oxidoreductase, with amino-acid sequence MYLDKFKLTGKIAVVTGAARGIGLAAAEALAEAGALVVLTDMNPELLSGALETLTAKGHRVEGELLDVTDRARVEAVRDAVLARHGRVDVLVNNAGIAISNHPAETMSDEVWNKVIDVNLNGVFWCCRAFGKAMLDSGAGSIVNVGSMSGFIVNRPQEQANYNASKAAVHHLTRSLAAEWGARGVRVNAVAPTYIDTEMNKYVYENEEMYRHWVGGTPMNRLGRTDEVASVILFLACEASSLMTGSIVLADGGYVCW; translated from the coding sequence CGGCATCGGGCTGGCCGCAGCCGAGGCGCTGGCCGAGGCGGGTGCCCTGGTGGTGCTGACCGACATGAATCCCGAGCTTCTGTCCGGCGCACTGGAAACGCTGACCGCCAAGGGCCATCGCGTTGAAGGCGAACTGCTCGATGTTACCGATCGGGCGCGGGTCGAGGCGGTGCGCGATGCGGTGCTCGCCCGCCATGGCCGGGTGGATGTCCTGGTCAACAATGCCGGCATCGCCATCAGCAATCATCCGGCCGAGACGATGAGCGACGAGGTCTGGAACAAGGTGATCGACGTCAACCTGAACGGCGTGTTCTGGTGCTGCCGCGCCTTCGGCAAGGCCATGCTCGACAGCGGCGCCGGGTCGATCGTCAATGTCGGCTCCATGTCCGGCTTCATCGTCAACCGCCCGCAGGAGCAGGCAAACTACAACGCGTCCAAGGCGGCGGTGCACCATCTCACCCGCTCGCTCGCCGCCGAATGGGGCGCGCGCGGCGTGCGCGTGAACGCTGTGGCTCCGACCTATATCGACACCGAAATGAACAAATATGTCTACGAGAACGAGGAGATGTATCGCCACTGGGTGGGCGGCACGCCGATGAACCGGCTGGGCCGCACCGACGAGGTGGCCTCGGTCATCCTGTTCCTCGCCTGCGAGGCCTCCAGCCTGATGACCGGCTCGATCGTTCTGGCCGATGGGGGCTATGTATGCTGGTAG
- a CDS encoding glycerol dehydrogenase — protein MLVDQASAGLLRGARFPGRYIQGAGALAELGREARGFGTKAVVLLDRGIHDLLLPAVTAALDGQVEAEILRHGGECSEAQIAVLVERATAAGATLLIGAGGGKALDTAKAAARDLGLPVIVVPTIAASDAPCSALAVIYTEDGAVAYDTFLPSNPDLVLVDTALIARAPARFLAAGIGDALATYYEAESCRQSGAFNCMGMPGVSLAYEVARFCRETIFAHGAAALEDCDADRAGPALERVVEANILLSGIGFESGGVAAAHAIHHGLCELEDVHHHLHGEKVAIGVLAGLLLHGAEEEFERVRAFCRSVRLPTRLAEIGIAEASEEKLAIVARRACRAGEIIHNEPMPIREEAVIAALRALI, from the coding sequence ATGCTGGTAGATCAGGCATCCGCCGGCCTTCTGCGCGGCGCGCGCTTTCCCGGTCGCTACATTCAGGGCGCCGGTGCCCTGGCAGAGCTCGGCCGGGAGGCCCGCGGTTTCGGCACGAAGGCCGTCGTTCTTCTCGATCGCGGCATCCACGATCTCCTGCTGCCCGCCGTCACGGCGGCGCTGGACGGGCAGGTCGAGGCCGAGATCCTGCGCCATGGCGGCGAATGTTCCGAGGCGCAGATCGCGGTTCTGGTCGAACGCGCGACAGCGGCCGGCGCGACCCTCCTCATCGGCGCCGGCGGAGGCAAGGCGCTGGATACGGCCAAGGCCGCGGCTCGCGATCTCGGCCTGCCGGTCATCGTCGTGCCGACCATCGCGGCCTCCGATGCGCCCTGCAGCGCCCTTGCGGTCATCTATACCGAGGACGGCGCCGTCGCCTATGACACCTTCCTCCCATCCAATCCCGATCTTGTCCTGGTCGATACGGCGCTGATCGCGCGGGCGCCGGCGCGCTTCCTGGCCGCCGGCATCGGCGATGCGCTCGCCACCTATTACGAAGCGGAGAGCTGCCGACAGAGCGGCGCCTTCAACTGCATGGGAATGCCGGGCGTCAGCCTGGCCTATGAGGTCGCGCGGTTCTGCCGGGAGACGATCTTTGCCCATGGCGCCGCAGCGCTCGAAGACTGCGATGCCGACCGTGCGGGGCCCGCGCTGGAGCGGGTGGTCGAGGCCAATATCCTGCTTTCCGGCATCGGCTTCGAATCGGGCGGCGTGGCGGCGGCCCATGCCATTCATCACGGTCTCTGCGAGCTCGAGGACGTTCACCATCACCTCCATGGCGAGAAGGTGGCGATCGGCGTGCTGGCGGGATTGCTGCTGCACGGCGCGGAGGAGGAATTCGAGCGCGTGCGCGCCTTTTGCCGGAGCGTGCGCCTGCCGACCCGGCTCGCCGAGATCGGCATTGCAGAGGCGAGCGAGGAGAAGCTCGCCATCGTCGCCCGGCGCGCCTGCCGGGCCGGCGAAATCATCCACAATGAACCGATGCCGATCCGCGAAGAGGCCGTAATCGCGGCTCTGCGCGCCTTGATCTGA
- a CDS encoding GntR family transcriptional regulator, whose product MAKQNTVFKEAFNRALTLIAETARLPSEPELSQALGVSRTTVRAILTRMQELGLISWDKRAKLVLRKPETGDYFPNEETDSLSAIIERSFMRRILAGGAEPGMQINELELARDIGTGTTAVREFLIRFSRFGLIEKRPNSHWVLKGFTREFALELTEVREMFELRSAAGFAALPEDHAAWGELAAIEAVHHALLADIDRRYPEFSELDERFHLLVHRASSNRFIVDFYDIISIVFHYHYQWNKTNARQRNARALEEHLDYIAALKTRDLAGVEAACRKHLRSARETLLQSIP is encoded by the coding sequence ATGGCAAAACAGAACACCGTCTTCAAGGAGGCCTTCAACCGCGCGCTGACGCTGATCGCGGAGACCGCGCGGCTGCCGTCGGAACCGGAGCTGAGCCAGGCGCTCGGCGTCAGCCGGACGACGGTGCGCGCCATTTTGACGCGCATGCAGGAGCTCGGCCTGATCTCCTGGGACAAGCGGGCCAAGCTCGTGCTGCGCAAGCCGGAGACGGGCGATTACTTTCCGAACGAGGAAACGGACTCGCTCTCCGCCATCATCGAGCGCAGCTTCATGCGGCGGATTCTTGCCGGCGGCGCCGAGCCCGGCATGCAGATCAACGAACTGGAGCTCGCCCGCGATATCGGCACGGGCACGACCGCCGTGCGAGAATTCCTCATCCGCTTCAGCCGCTTCGGCCTGATCGAGAAGCGGCCGAACAGCCATTGGGTGCTCAAGGGCTTCACGCGGGAATTTGCGCTGGAGCTGACCGAGGTGCGCGAAATGTTCGAGCTGCGCTCGGCCGCCGGCTTTGCCGCCCTGCCCGAAGACCATGCCGCCTGGGGAGAGCTTGCGGCGATCGAGGCGGTGCATCATGCGCTGCTTGCCGATATCGACCGGCGCTATCCGGAGTTCTCCGAACTCGACGAGCGCTTCCACCTCCTGGTGCACCGCGCCTCGAGCAACCGCTTCATCGTCGATTTCTACGACATCATCTCGATCGTCTTCCACTACCACTACCAGTGGAACAAGACCAATGCCCGGCAGCGCAATGCCCGGGCGCTGGAAGAGCATCTCGACTATATCGCCGCGCTGAAGACCCGCGATCTCGCCGGTGTCGAGGCGGCCTGCCGGAAGCATCTGCGCTCGGCGCGCGAGACCCTGCTGCAATCCATTCCATAG
- a CDS encoding mannitol dehydrogenase family protein: MTASTPTPIVQFGTSRFLQAHVDLFVSEAMERDAARGPITIVQTTSSADRAGRLGALAAEGGFPVIIRGLENGAPIERSQQVKSVARALSAGSDWPEITRIVVEEAEILLSNTGDTGYVVAEDDEAEGVPASFPGKLLRLLHARFVANGRGLTVLPCELVSRNGSVLKRILLDLAERRIGDASFTRWLDTALVWGNSLVDRIVSEPLQPAGAVAEPYALWAIERQPGLQVPCTHPAIRLVEDLEPYEALKLHILNLGHTVLADLWLKGGRAPDETVRAILGEPAIKAQLQAIYAQEVIPAFAAKGLGEEAGAYVAETMERFENPFLDHRLRDIAQNHAEKIRRRLGGLKAWSPQTPMPALDRIIAG; this comes from the coding sequence ATGACCGCCTCGACCCCCACGCCGATCGTCCAGTTCGGAACCAGCCGGTTTCTCCAGGCCCATGTCGATCTCTTCGTCAGCGAGGCCATGGAGCGCGATGCGGCACGCGGGCCGATCACCATCGTGCAGACGACCAGCTCTGCCGACCGCGCCGGCCGGCTGGGGGCGCTCGCCGCCGAAGGCGGCTTTCCCGTCATCATTCGCGGCCTTGAGAACGGAGCGCCGATCGAGCGCAGCCAGCAGGTGAAAAGCGTCGCTCGCGCCCTTTCAGCCGGCAGCGACTGGCCGGAAATTACGAGGATTGTCGTCGAGGAGGCGGAGATCCTTCTCTCCAACACAGGAGACACGGGCTATGTCGTTGCGGAGGATGACGAGGCGGAGGGCGTGCCGGCCTCCTTCCCCGGCAAGCTGCTGCGGCTTCTCCATGCACGGTTCGTGGCCAACGGGCGCGGCTTGACGGTGCTGCCCTGCGAGCTCGTTTCCCGCAATGGCAGCGTCCTGAAACGCATCCTTCTCGACCTCGCCGAGCGCCGCATCGGCGACGCCTCGTTTACGCGCTGGCTAGATACGGCGCTCGTCTGGGGCAATTCGCTGGTGGACCGCATCGTGTCCGAGCCCCTGCAGCCGGCAGGCGCCGTGGCCGAGCCCTATGCGCTCTGGGCAATCGAACGCCAGCCGGGCCTCCAGGTGCCCTGCACCCATCCTGCGATCCGGCTTGTCGAGGATCTGGAGCCCTACGAGGCGCTGAAGCTGCATATCCTCAACCTCGGCCACACGGTTCTTGCCGATCTGTGGCTGAAGGGCGGCCGCGCGCCGGACGAGACGGTGCGCGCCATTCTCGGCGAACCGGCGATCAAGGCGCAGCTTCAGGCCATCTATGCACAGGAGGTCATCCCCGCCTTCGCCGCCAAGGGTCTCGGCGAAGAGGCGGGAGCCTATGTGGCCGAAACCATGGAGCGCTTCGAGAACCCCTTCCTCGACCACCGCCTGCGCGATATCGCCCAGAACCATGCCGAGAAGATCCGCCGCCGGCTGGGCGGGCTGAAGGCGTGGAGCCCGCAGACGCCCATGCCGGCGCTCGACCGCATCATCGCCGGCTAA
- a CDS encoding methyl-accepting chemotaxis protein, producing the protein MSFLRNASIRTKILSLILPLCLVGLAAAGFLSLRFKAADNAYFAFIAEDNAALVELARANRNLQSVAYDAYKMMAYAPQDKAFVSSLEDYGKLRELLFQRLDNAKTLLPELEPQIGDLIDKTKSVVTLTDSAVELAKASRDNELRETLSKADAEIASLTDDITKLVNSSATRIAEESQTLSQRTQSTITVSLIAIGLTFLVGILAALVVSAKGIVGPIARICERMTTLAGGETAAPIDGLERRDEVGRMAKAVQVFRESALERIRLERETEAGRTLSEKERIERDAQKAREAAEVQTAIDSLATGLSKLAEGDVSFRLQQSFAGALDVVRKDFNHSAEKLQDALTRVAENARGIDTGTVEIKSAADDLAKRTEQQAAAVEETAAALEEITTTVQDSTKRAREAGHIVARAKTGAEQSGEVVRRAVGAMEQIAKSSGEISNIIGVIDEIAFQTNLLALNAGVEAARAGEAGKGFAVVAQEVRELAQRSANAAKEIKALITTSNAQVQEGVQLVGDTGRALETIVSEVQEINRHVSAIVEAAQEQASGLQQINSAVNQMDQDTQKNAAMVQESTAASHRLAKEVSSLNQLLSQFRLGQGVVPATPREATGRESPAPSPVKALGRKIASAFSGTAAVDHHASEWKEF; encoded by the coding sequence ATGTCGTTCCTTCGCAATGCCAGCATCCGCACGAAAATTCTCTCCTTGATCCTTCCGCTCTGCTTGGTTGGACTGGCGGCCGCCGGGTTTCTCTCGTTGCGGTTCAAGGCGGCCGACAATGCCTATTTTGCATTCATCGCCGAAGACAATGCCGCTCTCGTCGAACTGGCGCGCGCGAACCGAAACCTCCAGAGCGTTGCCTACGACGCCTACAAGATGATGGCCTATGCGCCCCAGGACAAAGCGTTCGTGTCCTCGCTCGAAGACTATGGCAAGCTGCGGGAGCTGCTGTTCCAACGCCTGGATAACGCAAAGACGCTCCTGCCGGAACTCGAGCCGCAGATCGGGGATCTTATCGACAAGACAAAATCCGTGGTCACGCTCACGGACAGCGCCGTCGAACTGGCCAAGGCATCGCGCGACAACGAATTGCGCGAAACTTTGTCGAAGGCGGATGCAGAAATCGCGTCCCTGACCGACGACATCACCAAGCTCGTCAACAGCTCCGCCACGCGGATCGCCGAGGAAAGCCAGACCCTTTCCCAGCGCACCCAATCCACCATCACCGTCTCGCTGATCGCGATCGGACTGACCTTCCTGGTCGGAATTCTTGCTGCCCTCGTCGTTTCCGCCAAGGGCATCGTCGGGCCGATCGCCCGGATCTGCGAGCGGATGACCACGCTTGCCGGCGGCGAGACCGCAGCTCCGATCGACGGGCTCGAGCGGCGCGACGAGGTGGGGCGCATGGCCAAGGCCGTGCAGGTCTTCCGCGAGAGCGCGCTGGAGCGCATCCGGCTGGAGCGCGAAACGGAGGCGGGCCGGACCCTGTCCGAGAAGGAGCGGATCGAGCGCGATGCGCAGAAGGCGCGCGAGGCTGCCGAGGTGCAGACCGCGATCGACAGTCTTGCCACCGGGCTTTCCAAGCTCGCCGAGGGCGATGTGTCCTTTCGTCTTCAGCAGTCATTCGCCGGCGCGCTCGACGTGGTGCGCAAGGACTTCAACCATTCCGCCGAGAAGCTGCAGGATGCGCTGACGCGTGTTGCCGAAAACGCCCGGGGCATCGATACGGGCACGGTCGAGATCAAGTCGGCCGCCGACGACCTCGCCAAGCGGACCGAGCAGCAGGCTGCCGCCGTCGAGGAAACCGCGGCCGCCTTGGAGGAGATCACCACCACGGTGCAGGACTCCACCAAGCGGGCCCGCGAGGCCGGCCATATCGTGGCCCGCGCCAAGACCGGCGCCGAGCAATCCGGCGAGGTCGTCCGCCGTGCGGTCGGTGCGATGGAGCAGATCGCCAAATCCTCCGGCGAGATCTCCAACATCATCGGCGTGATCGACGAGATCGCCTTCCAGACGAACCTGCTTGCGCTCAATGCCGGCGTCGAGGCAGCCCGCGCCGGCGAAGCCGGAAAGGGTTTCGCCGTCGTGGCGCAGGAGGTGCGCGAACTCGCCCAGCGTTCCGCCAATGCCGCCAAGGAAATCAAGGCGCTGATCACCACCTCCAATGCGCAAGTACAGGAAGGCGTGCAGCTTGTCGGCGACACCGGCCGCGCCCTGGAGACGATCGTCTCCGAAGTGCAGGAGATCAACCGCCACGTCTCGGCCATCGTCGAGGCCGCGCAGGAGCAGGCCTCCGGCCTCCAGCAGATCAACTCGGCCGTAAACCAGATGGACCAGGACACGCAGAAGAACGCAGCCATGGTGCAGGAATCGACGGCGGCCAGCCATCGCCTGGCCAAGGAGGTGAGCTCGCTCAACCAGCTCCTGTCGCAGTTCCGCCTCGGCCAAGGCGTCGTTCCCGCCACGCCGCGTGAAGCGACCGGGCGCGAATCGCCTGCCCCCTCTCCCGTCAAGGCGCTTGGCAGGAAGATCGCCTCGGCGTTCTCCGGCACGGCTGCCGTGGATCATCACGCCAGCGAATGGAAGGAATTCTGA
- a CDS encoding aldo/keto reductase — translation MNSPHSLTDYRLLGRSGMRVSPLALGTMTFGSDWGWGAEEGEARRIFDAYVDRGGNFVDTAVNYTNGASERILGGFIKDKRERIVLATKFTMARDPANINAGGNHRLNMQRSVETSLRQLDTDRIDLLYIHAWDFTTRPDEVMRALDDLVRAGKVAYLGICNTPAWRIAEMQTLADLRGWSPLVALQIEYSLVERTVEHELMPMAQALGLGVLPWSPLGGGILTGKYSTADLSDENGADVSTERKGVIASTGHLNQRSLDIAEVVGTIAAETGASRSQVALAWTLLNPAVTAPVMGARTLKQAEDNFGALALTLSDDHIARLDAASRPAPIFPHRFIERPMVRQLIHGTQSVAARS, via the coding sequence ATGAACTCACCCCACTCGCTGACCGACTACCGCCTGCTCGGCCGTTCAGGCATGCGGGTTTCGCCGCTTGCCCTCGGCACCATGACCTTTGGCTCCGACTGGGGCTGGGGAGCGGAGGAAGGCGAGGCACGCCGGATCTTCGACGCCTATGTGGATCGCGGCGGCAATTTCGTGGATACGGCCGTCAATTACACCAATGGCGCCTCGGAGCGCATCCTCGGCGGTTTCATCAAGGACAAGCGCGAGCGGATCGTGCTCGCCACGAAATTCACCATGGCGCGCGATCCGGCCAACATCAATGCCGGCGGCAATCACCGGCTGAACATGCAGCGCTCCGTGGAGACGAGCCTGCGCCAGCTCGACACCGACCGGATCGACCTGCTCTACATTCACGCTTGGGACTTCACCACCCGTCCCGACGAAGTGATGCGCGCGCTCGACGATCTGGTTCGGGCCGGCAAGGTGGCCTATCTCGGCATCTGCAACACGCCGGCCTGGCGCATTGCCGAGATGCAGACGCTGGCGGACTTGCGGGGCTGGTCGCCGCTGGTGGCGCTGCAGATCGAATATAGCCTGGTCGAGCGCACGGTCGAGCATGAGCTGATGCCGATGGCGCAAGCGCTGGGGCTTGGCGTTCTGCCCTGGTCGCCGCTTGGAGGCGGCATCCTGACCGGGAAATATTCGACCGCCGATCTTTCCGACGAGAATGGCGCCGATGTTTCGACCGAGCGCAAGGGCGTCATCGCCTCGACCGGCCATCTGAACCAGCGCTCGCTCGACATCGCCGAGGTCGTCGGAACGATTGCCGCGGAAACCGGCGCCAGCCGTTCGCAGGTGGCGCTGGCCTGGACGCTTCTGAACCCGGCCGTCACCGCCCCGGTGATGGGCGCTCGGACGCTGAAGCAGGCGGAAGACAATTTCGGCGCGCTGGCTCTGACATTGAGCGACGATCACATCGCGCGCCTCGACGCCGCCAGCCGCCCGGCGCCGATCTTCCCGCATCGCTTCATCGAGCGCCCCATGGTCCGGCAATTGATCCACGGCACGCAGAGCGTCGCAGCGAGATCCTAA
- a CDS encoding SDR family NAD(P)-dependent oxidoreductase produces MTPTPYAPVFLAGKTVLVSGGTSGIGLAIAKGFASAGASVVATGSSAARLDAARAEAGEGLRFAQLDVRDGAAISRFMEAFSTLDVLVNCQGVARPDQEWEEETFLDVIDINLNSAMRLSRVAFPLLKASGGSIVMVASMLSYLADKSVPAYTASKTGIVGLTRALAHQYGPDGVRVNAIAPGYHRTDMTRALWSVPESADRIAKRSALQRWGEAEDLVGPTLFLVSPAAAFVTGVTLPVDGGYHSG; encoded by the coding sequence ATGACCCCGACCCCCTACGCTCCCGTTTTCCTTGCCGGCAAGACGGTGCTGGTGTCCGGCGGCACGAGCGGCATCGGCCTTGCCATCGCCAAGGGTTTTGCCTCGGCCGGTGCCAGCGTCGTGGCGACCGGCAGCTCCGCCGCCCGCCTGGATGCAGCGCGCGCCGAGGCCGGCGAAGGCCTGCGCTTCGCGCAGCTCGACGTGCGGGACGGCGCCGCCATCAGCCGGTTCATGGAGGCCTTTTCGACCCTCGATGTTCTCGTCAACTGCCAGGGCGTTGCCCGGCCGGACCAGGAATGGGAGGAGGAAACCTTCCTCGACGTGATCGACATCAATTTGAACAGCGCCATGCGCCTGTCGCGCGTGGCCTTTCCGCTGTTGAAGGCAAGCGGCGGCAGCATCGTCATGGTCGCATCCATGCTGAGCTATCTCGCCGACAAATCGGTGCCGGCCTATACGGCCAGCAAGACCGGCATTGTCGGCCTCACCCGGGCGCTCGCCCACCAATACGGGCCCGACGGCGTCCGCGTGAATGCGATTGCGCCGGGCTATCACCGCACCGACATGACGCGCGCGCTCTGGTCCGTGCCGGAGAGCGCAGACAGGATCGCCAAGCGCTCCGCCCTGCAGCGCTGGGGGGAGGCGGAGGATCTGGTGGGCCCGACGCTCTTCCTCGTGTCGCCCGCAGCCGCCTTCGTCACCGGCGTCACCTTGCCGGTCGACGGCGGCTATCACAGCGGCTGA